The Anas acuta chromosome 2, bAnaAcu1.1, whole genome shotgun sequence genomic interval ATCTCAATCCACAAGTAGTCACGCACCACATATGTGGTGTCGATGTGAGGGACAACTCTTTTAAATTATACTGGCCTCAATAGAGACCCCAGAGGGACACCACTCCTCCCTGTAGTATACCTGGGCACCGAGCTGCTGAGTGCAACACTTAGAATGTAATCATTCAGGCAATTCCTTATCTGCTGAGTGGCCCATCATGTCTTTCCATGGTAGTGAGAAGGAACTATGTaagagcgttgtccaaacacttcttgaacacCAAGAGGCTTGGGCCCTGATGGCCACTTGAGACctgctttttgttcttgttgggTGAAGTTGGAAGAGTGTggggagaagaaagcaagagaaggCATCTGAGGATATGGGATGCAGATTGATTTTATTGAGGAAAACATGAAACTGAGGGAGCGTCAAGGTGCACATTCTGAGGTGCCTGGATGGAGTCCACCAGCCTGTGTGCCTTGCGTAGAGCAGATTTTCCCAGAGCCCCAAGGTCTCCCTACCCCATGGTAGGAGCAGCCCCAGAAGGTTTCGCGACAGATTGTGCTAGTGAGCAAGTTATTGCAGCAGAGAGTAGCATCCGTGGAAGTTTGTGCTATtgcaaggagaaagaggaagaaagaaggaggtATGTTGACCATGTTTCCTGAAAGCATGGCCTggcccttcctttctttcttgctttgttaTGCCATGGAATGATGAGCTGCAGCTGGTCAGCCTGTACGCCATGAATAGTGCAGAGGTGTGTCCTCTGACCGAGAAGTCAATGGCACGGTGTtggaggctgctgccaggggtGTTGGCGTAGGTCCTTAGCAGGGGTAGCAGGCTCTTCTGCCAGAGAAGCAGCCCAGGCCTCCCAAGCCATAGCCTCCCAAGCCTCCCAGGCCAAAGCCTCCGAAGCCGCCTCCAGAGATGGGCACTCCCTGGGCGCTGAGGTTGCTGCCCACGGCAGCTGATGCGGAGGATCCAACGGCggtgttctgggggaaggagctgaggatgggtccTGGCAGGGTGACCACCACGGTGGAAGGCTGGATGGCGACGTGGGAGTCCTCGCACTGCCTGACAcagggctcgttgcagctgTTAGCCAGCGGGGTGGGTCCGCAGGGGCGGCAGATGTTGGAGCAGGACATGTCTGTGGTGTGGAGGGTGCCTGGAAGAGAGAGTGTTGGGATGGCGGAGGGTATTGGGGGCGTGAGGAGTACTGGTCGTGGAAGGCCAGGAGAGTGGGGAGGCCTTTGATGGGACTCTGGGTAGCATGGTGGTGGGGAGGTGGAAGGGCTGCTCAGGTTGGCGGCATAAGGTGTGTGGAGAGATGGGGTTGATGGGGTGGGTGAAGGAGTGGAGCGGGGTTCAGGCTTACCTTGTTGGTCACAGGGGAGAAGGAGTCAAGAGGAGTGTGTGAGGGTGCGAGGCGCAGGGCCGGCTTTTATGCTGGTCCTTGAGTGCCCACAGGGCAAGAGAGCCTTTGCGCATGACAACATTTGGCAAGTGCTGCTCTTACATTCCAAAGCCTGGCAAGTAATGAGGTGTGGTGTGGTGTCATTCACACAATATTccctttttgtttcctgttgttTAGGATGTTTTCGTTTCACAGAATCTTGGCAGCACATTACAAGTGACAGTAATAAAGGCTAAAGGATAGTTCTGAAGGTGCATGAAAGATTGGGAAAAGATGCATCCAAAGCATGTGAGAGGTGCATTGTCATCAGTGAGGTCATAGTTTTGTACTCAAGAGGTCTGCTGATTTGTTGTGAGACGGAGCTCTGTTTGCTGACATCCCCAGCAGGATGGTCTCAGCTTCAATTCTCTTCAACACTGTTGATAATCATCTGGATTTAGGCTCAAATGTGtactcagtaagtttgcagatgatagtAAATAACGAGAAGCTGTTGTCTCTCTCAGGAGCTgagaggctttgcagagagatcttgagaGACCATAAAGCCAGTCACCAATTCTAAAAATATTGTCCTGGCTATACAGTGTAACTTGCTGGCTCCCCAGCTGGCCCTTAATGACTGTCCCTGTCATCAATCGCAGGGCCTCTCCCAGCCAGCCTAATGGAATCCATCAAGCAGAGTATCAAGTCACATGGTTTTGGCTTTGGAGTAAACAGAAAGATGTGAGGAATAATGGCAAGTGTATGGCCTAGTCTTCTCTTAATCCCTTCTTGTCATAGCACTGACTTCTAGGTCCAATACTCTCCACTGCAATGACTTAGTCACAGTCACAAGCCCAGTGTGGCTGAGCCTTACGACATAAAAGCCACATAAAAACCTCACTCATGACACCGCAATCACCCAGGCTTTGGCACATCATTGACATGCCCTGCCATGcaactttaaaagaaatcatttgGCCTCTAATACTCTCACTTTGAAGGTGCCACTGGAACCAAGCAACGTGTCCCAAACAGGATGAAATACAAAGAGATGGTTGTGGGAAGAACAACATGCTCATTACTTGATGGGCATTGGCGTACAAGAGCAGCTCATGCCAAATGTTGTCATACACAAAGGCTCTCTTGCCCTGTGGGCATTCAAGGACCAGCATAAAAGCCGGCCCTGTGTCTTGCACCCTCACACACTCCTCCAGACGCCTTCTCCCCTGCGACCAACAAGGTGAGCCTGAACCCCGCTACACTCCTTCACCCACCCCATCAACCCAATCTCTCCACACGCCTTATGTCACCAACCTGAACAGCCCTTCCACCTCCCCACTGCCATGCTCCCCACTGTCCCACCCTAAGATTCCCCACTCTCTTGGCCTTCTACCACCATCACTCCTCATGCCCCCAGTACCCTCCGCCATCCCAACACCCTCTCTTCCAGGCACCCTCCACAACACAGACATGTCCTGCTCCAACATCTGCCGCCCCTGCGGACCCACCCCGCTGGCTAAcagctgcaacgagccctgTGTCAGGCAGTGCGAGGACTCCCACGTCGCCATCCAGCCTTCCACCGTGGTGGTCACCCTGCCAggacccatcctcagctccttcccccagaacaccGCCGTTGGATCCTCCGCATCAGCTGCCGTGGGCAGCAACCTCAGCGCCCAGGGAGTGCCCATCTCTGGAGGCGGCTTCGGAGGCTTTGGCCTGGGAGGCTTGGGAGGCTATGGCCTGGGAGGCCTGGGCTGCTTCTCTGGCAGAAGAGCCTGCTATCCTTGCTAAGCACCAACacccctggcagcagcctccaACACCTTGCCAGCCACTTCTCGGACAGAGGATGCACCTCTGTGCTGTTCATGGCACACTGGTTCACTAGCCACAGCTCTACTTCTCATAGCACTGCACACTCAAGCAGGGAAGGGGGCCAGTCCATGCTGTATGGAAACATGGCTGATTGATGGCCTACCCCTCTCTCACTCAATTTTTTGTCCTTCCACCATCTTCCATGTCCAGTACTCTCCACTGCAATGACGTGCTCGCAGCCACAAACCCACCCAGCACCTTCCATGTCTTGATTCTATTGCAGTACAGGAAGACCTTGGGGCTCTGGGAAAATCTGCTCTACAATGGGACACAGCCTGACTACTTACACTACTCGCAGCACAGAACAGGCCCCTTCTACTCTCACACCTTTGCAGTCTTTTTCCACAATAAAGTTCTTGTGCATGTCAGCCTACGAtgtcttcccttcctttctgctcCCAACGCTCCTTCAACTTCACTCAAAATAAAGCAAGGATCAGCAGGCTGGCTGGGCCCAAGTCTGTTGATGTTCAAGAAGGATCTGGACAGCACTCTTACATATATAtccttgtttttaaagaggATTCTCACAGGTTTGACAGATGGACCACTTAGCAGACAAATAATTGGCTGGATGAACACATTCAAGGAGTTGTGGGCAACAGCTCAATGCTTGTATAGAGACCTGGGAGGATTGTTTTCTCTCAGGATTTTGTCCTGGGACCAGTTTTATTTGACCTCTTTGTCACTGACATGCATGGTCGTATTGAGCAGGCACTCAGCAAGTTTGCGCATGGCACCAAGCTCAGTGGGGTGGCCGACACCTTAGAGGAAAAAGGGATGCCATCTGGAAGGACCTTGACTGGCTTAACAAGTGGGCCCAAGGAAACCTCAAGGAGTTCAACAAGGCTGATTGCAAGGTCCTGCATTTGGGTCAAGACAATCCCCAACATGAATACAGCCTGAGCAGCAagtggattgagagcagccctgcacgGAATGACTTGGGGGTAGTGGTGGAGAAACGTCTTAATATGACCAGCGATGTAAACtcacagcccagaaagccagccatTTTCTGGGCTGCACCAATAAAAGTGCAGCTAGCAAACAGAAAGATGCgattctccctctctactctgctcttgtcaGACCCCACCTGGAAGACTGTCTTGAGTGCTTGGGCCCCCAGCATAAGACAGATCCGTACCTGTTAGAGCAGGTTGCAAGGAGCAATACAAAGATGGTCAAAGAGCTGgtgcacctctcctacaaagacaacCTTCCCTTCCCTATGCTGAGAAGGCGGGcttggtcagcctggagaagagaaggctccaggcaGATGTTATAAAGACCCTCCAGTAATTAAAACAGGCCTACAGGAATCATAGAATTAACATGCcttccaaatgaaaacatttaatcaTTTAATGATTCTATCTGGTTTAACACTCAGGTTGCCTTGTATGTTCCCAGGACTTGGACTCATCAAGCCTCAAGGATCTGGATACTCTACAGCATCTCACAGTCAAGATAGTCTACAATTCTAAGAGTCTATGAAAAGGGACACGAGGCCTCTCCTAGCAAGTATGTCACCGAGAATAGCACCaacaagctgctgctgttcttttgGCACGTTACAAGCCCTTCATTTGCCCAAAGGCCTGTGCATGCTAAGGGACTTTAGCATGGGTCAGAAGTCAGCACGCACTGAATATCTCTCTTTCCCATAAGGATTTTCTGGCCACCATCCCTGACTGATAGCATCAAGACACTGCAATCAATGTCATGGAGTGAAGGTTGCACCTCTGGGATGAGGCTGGATCTTGGGCTCAGCAAATCCTCAACTATGGCTCCTTCTCAAAGCCACCCATACTTTCTCAGCTTGTCCCTGAGGAGGCAAAGCACTGGCTTTATGGTATGGAAAGCATTTCAGAACCATCACTAGGAGCACCTGGGTCTTACAGGGGAACATTGTGCTCTAAGCCCTTCCTGAGCTTATCagacagcaaatgaaaaatgacagcttCTGGAAACGCACCTTTGGGGAGCAGTATAGATAAGGTGCAGGAGCATTGCAGGGGCTCGCAGGTTGAAAGCAAATAAGTTTGGGGCATCTGGGCACCGTGCCTACACCACCGGCCCTCCCTGGGCACTGATGATACCACACCTCTCCCTTTCTTTGGATGCATCTTCTATCCAGCCTTACACACACattcaagaagtattttttgGTCTTTAATACTGACACTTCAAATGCACCGCCATGATAATTGGCCATGTCCTGAATAGCAGGACCCAAAAAGGGAACATCTGAGGTAAGAAAACACACCCCACTTCATTACTCAACTTACTGTCAACTAGAAGCcacagatccctttctgtggggcagctccccagtACCACATCCCTCCATCTGTACATACACTGGGACAGGTTACcgtgccccaggtgcaggatctgGTACTTACTCTTCTTAAACTTCGTATGACTGGTGATTGCACAGCCCTGTGGTCTGTCAAGAACTCTTTGCACAACCTCCCCACCCTTGAGGGAGACAACAGCAACGCCTTATTTCACATCATCTGTAAACTTACTTAGCACTCTTTTGAGTCCTGTATGCAGACCATGTGCAAAAACATCAAAGAAAACTGGGTCTAAAATGGAGTCCTGGGAAACACGACTAGTGACTGGGAGCAAGCTTGATGAACCCCCCTTTACTACAACCCCTTGAACTTGACCAGTTAGCCAACAGTCCAACAACTGTGTTATGTATTTATCTACCTGCATAGCGGACATTTTGTCCCGGAGGATGTTGTgagaaacagtatcaaaaggTATGCTGAAATCCAAAGAAATTGCATCTACTGCCTTCCTTTGGTCTATTAGATGGgtaaccttgtcataaaaggaagcTGCTGCACCTCATGCCCAGTGCATGCAGGAAGCCGCCCCTCACAACAGAGCCACAATCACACCACATGAGAGCAGCACCATGAGCTCACTGAAAACACCGCTCCTCTCCTATGCCTGGGTCACGTCTTCTGCCCGCTTTGACATGCACCTTCAAGAGCAATCCTTTGGCCTCTAATAATTACTTTGACGTAAAAGGTGCCACCATTGCCAAATGGACATGTCCTCCAGAGAAGGACATGAAAATTGAGTGTTGCAGGATCAAAAACATGCCCCACCTCATTACTTGCCAGGCTTTGGAATGCAAGAGCAGGTCATGCCAAATGCTGTCATGCGCAAAGGCTCTCTTGCCCCGTGGGCACTCAAGGACCAGCATAAAAGCCGGCTCTGCTCCTCGCACCCTCACACACTCCTCCTGACTCCTTCTCCCCTGTGACCAACAAGGTGAGCCTGaacccctctcccctccttcacCCACCCCATTAGGTCTATCTCTCCACATGCCTGCTGCCCCCAACATGAGCAGCCATTCTGCCTCCCCACTGCCAGGGTCCCCACAATCCCAAGCCACCCCACTCCCTTGGCCTCCCCCAGAACCACTCCTCATGTACCCAATACCCTCCACCATCCCAACACCCTCTCTTCCAGGCACCCTCCACACCACAGACATGTCCTGCTACAACATCTGCCGCCCCTGCGGACCCACCCCGCTGGCTAAcagctgcaacgagccctgTGTCAGGCAATGTGAGGACTCCCACGTCGCCATCCAGCCTTCCACCGTGGTGGTCACCCTGCCAggacccatcctcagctccttcccccagaacaccGCCGTTGGATCCTCCGCATCAGCTGCTGTGGGCAGCAACCTCAGCGCCCAGGGAGTGCCCGTCTCTGGAGGCGGCTTCGGAGGCTTTGGCCTTGGAGGCTATGGCTTGGGAGGCCTGGGCTGCTTCTCTGGCAGAAGAGCCTGCTACCCCTGCTAAGGACCCACGCCAACACCCTTAACAGAAGCCTCCAAAACCATGCAAGGAAGCTCTCAGAGTGAGGATGCACCTCTGTGCGATTTATGGCACATTGGCTCACCAGCTATAGCTCTTCTTTTTGTGGCactttctttctactttccaTAGCACCTCATTCTATGTCCAGTACTTTCTGCTGCAATTACTCGCTCAGAACAAGAAGCCCCTTGGGGACCTCCTTTCTGGTGAATTTATCACAGTACAGGAAGGCCTTTTTGCTCTGGGAAAATCTGCTGGACACAAGGGACGTAAGCTGATGATTGCCCTTCTTGCACCTTATAATTTGTCCCTTCTATTCTGTATGCCTtcctttttgatgttttttcttcaataaaatcATTCTGTATCACATTCTGAGATGCCTcctctttgtttcttctcccaATGCTCTTCCAACTTCTGTGACAATAAAGACAGGGCTCAAGAGGTCATCATTccagatggtgaagggccttgTGCTCAGACTCCGTCAAGCCTAACATTGGAATCCCATCCCAACATAAACACAGGGATGGTTGGAGAAAGCTATTGGTGAGTTCCCCAAGGTGCCAAGACCTATCTCAGGAAGTATGTTCACCACAGCCAGCATAGCTTGGCAcaatttttccttccagaacaTGACACAAGCCTTTCACTTGCCCAAACAATGGCTTGGGTACATAAAGGCCATCTGGTCAGGTATCTGATGCAATCTCCCTATGTCACCACACACCTAATTCTCTTCCCCAGCACCACTCTCCAGCCCTCCTAAGATATGTTCccacagaagcagaaagaaaaacaaagaaacaaacagtgaaaagaaagaagagaggaacaATGTGACTTCACAGGAAGGCCTCATTTCTATAGTCACAAAGGGAACATTACTGGCCATGGCCTATGCCCCGTGTCATGTAAAGGCTAAAAACGCCCTACAGGAAGCATTGCACACCTCATCCAACcactctcctcctcctcagctgtTCACGTATGCAAGGCTTTAGGGCTCTTGCACATTTTCCTGAACAAACTGAGACTGTAATAGGCTGCAAGGGAATCTCACGAAAATATCCACAGAGCCTTCTGCTGGCTGCTTCACACAGAAATATGAATGGAGCAGGAATTGCAGTTCTCAATGGCCACATAGCCTTTGCCAAGACTTCCAGGGCTAAAGGCAAAGACACACAACAGGAATGAGGGCCTGCAAGCAACTATATGGCCACAAGCACAACGAGGATTGAGCACGAGAGTGGTTACAAGGGTTCTGGCACAAAGATGCACCTCACACTGCACTCACCCTTCCAAGTCTCATTCGACCAGCACAGAAACCCTTCTCTCCACTCCACAAAGTCACCAACCTGTCTCACAGCAggcccccagcccagcatggCATTCCTCCCCTATGCCTCTTGCCTGCCAGTCACCCCAGTGCCCAACAACAGAGAAGCGCAGTCACCCTTCCCACCTCACCTGATCTCCTTCAGCAACAAGCCCTGCTCACCTGAGGGACAGTGCACAGGACATCCACATGCATCGCAGGAAGGCAGGCCACCCACAAGCTCCCAGACAGCGATTTACCAATCCCATCAAACATCTCTAAGAACCTGGGATGGTCCTTCACAAAACAGCGtgtcccctgcctcctccctgcacaTCTCTCCTGCACAGTCCATGCTATTGCAGCCCTCCAGTCACAGAAGCTGTTCCACCAGCCTCAGGTAATCCCAGTTCTCTGAGCTGACACAGGGCTCTTGTGCCTCCTGCCTACTTCCCAAGCTCTGTGCTTTTGCATACAGGCACCTCAGGTGTATCCTTTTCCCACCTCTTGCTTCTTCCTAGGACTTCTCTGGCTCAATCACCACACCCTATGTACTGACAACCCAACCTCTGTTTCCCCACTTACCTGCAACCTACAGTCTTCCAAAAGAAGCAGCTTACATCCCTAGTCATCTGGTTTCACTGTATTGtggaatggttgaggttggaagggacctctggacgTCACCTCATTCATCCCCTCTGCTGAAGCAGCATCACCAAGACCAGTTTTCCCCGGACTGtctccaggtggcttttgagtACCTCCAAGGAGAACTTGGTCACCCACACTATAAAAAAGGTTTCTACAGATTTACACAGAACATCTGGTCTTCTactttgtgcccattgcctcttgtcctggcaccacagaatcacagaatggttgaggttggagggaacctctgaagatcatctagtccaaccctcctgccaagcaggatcacctagagcacattgtgcaggataGCATCCAGGcatgttttgaatatctccagagaaggagacttcacaacctctctgggcaacctgttccagtgctctctcaccctcacagtaaagaagtgccctctcgTATTCAGATGaaactttctgtgcttcagtctATGCCCCTTGCCTCTcgtcctggcactgggcacaactgaaaagaatctggttccatcctcttgacaccctcccttcatATATTTATACGCACTGATGAGATCTcccttcagtcttctcttttccaagctaaacaggcccagtcctctcagcctgtcctcatatgacaggtgctctagtcctctaatcatcttcatagccctcctctggccTTGCTCCAGTAGTTCCAggtccctcttgtactggggagcccagatctggacacaatactccaggtgtggcctcaccatgGCTGAGTAGACAGGCAGGATCACCTCTctcgacctgctggcaacactcttctgaatgcacCCCATGATACCagtggccttcttggccacaagggcacattgctgactcatggtcagcctgctgtcctcCAGGACTCCCAgcttcctctctgcagagctgctctccagcagatcagcccccagcctgtattgGTACTTGTGGTTATttctccctaggtgcaggaccctgcacttgccttcattgaacttcatgaggttccccttggcccatctctccagcctgtccaggtccctctgaatgccagcacagccctctggggtatcagccactcctcccggctttgtgtcatcagcaaacttcctgagggtgcactctgttccATTGTCGAGGTCACTGATGAATACATTGAACAaaactggacccagtactgatGCCTGGGGGACACTTCTAGCCACAGGCCTGCAACTAGACTCCTCACCACTGAGCCCAACCCACTGAGCTCTGCCATTCAGCCAATTAgcaatccacctcactgtccactcatctagcccacacttcctgagcttgcctatgaggatgttatgggagacagaGTCAAAAGCCATGCTGAAGTAAAGGTAGAtcacatccactgctctcccctcatctacccagctagTCATCTCATCATAGGTTATCTGATTAGTTAAGCacgatttccccttggtgaatccatgctcACTACTCCTGGTCACCTTCTAATCCTCCACATGCTTGGAGATgacctccaggatgagctgctccatcacctttccagagatggaggtgaggctgactggcctgtagtttcctgagtcctccttcttgccctttttgaagactggtgTGACACtggctttcttccagtcctcaggcacctctcttGCACAACTCACAAGAGCCTGGTTTCATCTTctctgcaccctcccttcaggtattcatagacatacatgtatgtgagtTCTCTCATGAGCCatgtcttctccaggctcaacagTCCAAGGTCTCTTAGCATTTCCTCATTGAGAAGGCCCAGGTTGGGCCTTACCACTGCTGAGTCGAGGGGAAGGATCTCCTCTCTTGATGTGCTGGCAACACTCCCTCTAATATAATGCAAGACACAATTAACCCTCTTACCTtcaagggcacattgctgccCTGTGTTCAAtctggtgtccaccaggacacccaggtccttttctgctaAGCTGCTTTCCAGATGGGCAGCCCCCaacatttcctggtgcctgggtCTGTTCCTCCTGAACTGCAGGGCTTGGCACTTCCCCATTTGAACTCCAAGAGGTTCCCATCAGCctgtttctccagcctgtcaaggtccttCAGGATGGCAAGACAATGCTGTGGCAGGTCAGCCATTCCTTGGCGTTCTGTCAGCAGGAACCACGCAGAGGGTATGCTCTGCTCCATCACCCGCACCATAAATGAAGATGTTCACCAGGACTGGACCCAGCATTCTCCTCTGGGATCAATTTCTGACTCTTGACCTTAGGCCTGGCTGCTCACCCCATTTTTGATCCACCTCACTTCTTGGTCATCAAGCCAATACTTCAACAGCTTCTTCATAAAAATCtgatgggagacagtgtcaaaagcctggCTGAAGTCAGGCAGACAGACGACATCCACTACTCTCCTGTCACTTACCAAGCCAGTTGTTTCAGCCCAGGAGGTTATCAGGCCAGTCAAGTATGACTTCCCCTTTGGGAATCCATACTGCTGATGATGTTCTTGTCCTCTGTGTGCCTGGAAATGAATCACCTTCCCAGGGATCAGGCTGACTGGCTTCCAGTTCCTCGGGTCCTCATTCCTGCCTTTTTTCAAGGAGGAGTGacttttgctttcctccagtcctcaggcaTCTCCTTCACTCCCCATGACCATTTGCACATTAATGAGAGTGGCATtgcaatgacatcagccagctccaTCAGCACTCCTGGGTGCATCTCATTGCAGCCCTTAAACTTGTTTATGTCTGCTTGACTAGGGGACATCTTCCTTGCTCCTGAGTTTTGCGCTGGTCTCTGGGACACTGGATTCCTGAAGGCTGCTCTTGCTATTGGAGACTCAAGTGAAGAAGACATTCACTACCTCTACCTTTTCCATGTCCTCTGTCAACCATCTCCACCTCATTCAGTGCCTTCGCTACTCTTCCTTTTACTGCTTTACACTTCGAGAACCCTTTCTCATTGCCTTTGACATCCCTGGATGTTTGTAAGTGAGTGGAAAAagagctctttaaaaataaataaataaggggggagggaggagcaAGTGGGGCTGGCAAAATGCTGATTAAAAAGTAGTCATGAAAATAGCATAGATAGACCACAAATGTAGGGTCCTGTCATGGCTCCCCCATACTGCAGGGTCCCAGACCCAATGTTCCCATGACTTGCTAGGGCCACAGTCTCACTAAGTGCATATTACCCACTCAGTCTATGAGAGCTATAAAAAATACTGTCCAGCCTTCATCTGCAGTCCAGAAAACCCACATGGTCTCAACATTCTCAAGACTGCAACTCAGGCAGCATGAAATGTCCTTTCTTGTAGCTACAACCTTACAAGCAAGAAGGGCGCTACTCCACTGACACTGCACACCCAATGGGAAAGGCAAGGGCTGCAGAGACACTAAGCAAGTTGGGACGAaatagtctacctagacttcagcaaggcctttgataCAGTCTCCGATAGTATTCCCCTGGAGAAACTGGCAACCCATGGCTTGGAtaggtacactctttgctgggttaaaaactggctggacggCCGgacccagagagtggtggtgaacgGAGTGAAATCCAACGGGCAACCGGTCACCAGTGGtattccccaggggttggtgttggggcccatcctctttaatacctttattgatgattggatgagggaattgagtgcaccctcagaaagtttgcaaATGATACCATGTTGGGGGGAAATATTGATttgccagagggtaggaaggccctgcagagggacctggacaggatgggtcaatgggcagaggccaacaggatgaggttcaacatggctaagtgctggttcctgcactttggccacaacaaccccatgcagtgctacaggcttggggaagagtggctggaaagctgtgcagatgaAAAGGATCTGGGGTTGCTAATCGATGCTCACctgagcatgagccagcagtttGTCCAGGTGGccaaggccaacagcatcctggcctgtatcaGGAATGGTGCAGctagcaggaccagggaggtaatcgtccccctgtacttaGCTCTAGTGAggcctcaagtactgtgttcagctttgggcctgtgagaaaaatctcaattttcttcagacaggatcttctgtgaagctattttattcatgaTTGCAATGACGGGTGTCCTGTCAATCAGGAGCGCATTTTAGTAAATgaatcataaccttttattccctattacccgacACCtatcacctcccctgtttcctcattgacTGAATAgtacaggttcacaagctactcgacactcctctataccatatatgtacattttttcttttttttttcaacactttcatttctcctttcttatgttttgagaacttgtgatctttgttttactgttctcacactgctcatcctgtatttctcaagcttctaccttattttggaacagtgaggccttctactATCCACTTATCTACTTAGTATTTCTCCTTATTAGGACTACACAACTAtcttggaatacagaaaagtaattctctactgcaaaaacacaactttgtttctcacaggcccctcactacaagaaggacattgaggcgctggaacatgtccagagaagggtgacaaagctggtgaagggcctggaacacaaatCCTATGAG includes:
- the LOC137851594 gene encoding feather keratin-like, whose amino-acid sequence is MAEGTLHTTDMSCSNICRPCGPTPLANSCNEPCVRQCEDSHVAIQPSTVVVTLPGPILSSFPQNTAVGSSASAAVGSNLSAQGVPISGGGFGGFGLGGLGGYGLGGLGCFSGRRACYPC
- the LOC137851888 gene encoding feather beta keratin-like translates to MSCYNICRPCGPTPLANSCNEPCVRQCEDSHVAIQPSTVVVTLPGPILSSFPQNTAVGSSASAAVGSNLSAQGVPVSGGGFGGFGLGGYGLGGLGCFSGRRACYPC
- the LOC137851595 gene encoding feather keratin-like, whose amino-acid sequence is MSCSNICRPCGPTPLANSCNEPCVRQCEDSHVAIQPSTVVVTLPGPILSSFPQNTAVGSSASAAVGSNLSAQGVPISGGGFGGFGLGGLGGYGLGGLGCFSGRRACYPC